In the genome of Yarrowia lipolytica chromosome 1B, complete sequence, the window GTGCATGGCGTGACTTAACATGTACTTATAGAATCACCTGTCTTATATTGCAACGTTAGAACGCTCAAGTAACCAAATGttctgatttttttttccagctcGCACCCTATGATGTCACTCTTCCCTCTCTGTGCTATTTTAGACTTTAAACCTCCATCACTCACATCTCATCTGCATCCCTGAGTTTGGTCCTTGCTCACTCTCGGAAAAACATTTCATTTAAACACCTATCTTTAACTACAACTCTCTTTCTGACCCCAAATCACCAACCATGCAAATCACAATTGTCGGCTCGCTCAACTACGATCTTgtcaccatctccaacagaCTCCCCAACGCTGGGGAGACCATGTTCTCCCAGGGCTTTGAGACCCACTGCGGAGGTAAGGGAGCCAACCAGGCTCTTGCTACTGCCAGACTCTCTTCCAAGGTCCCTGATGTGAACGTCAAGATGTACGGAAAGGTCGGCAAAGACAACTTCGGTACTCAGTTGAAAAACAACCTCAAGGATTCTGGCGTGGACGTGTCTGCCATCCACGAGCTCGACACCAAGTCTGGAGTGGCTGTCATCTTTGTGGatcaagactctggagagAACCGAATCATGGTCTACGCCGGAGCCAACGGCGAGTGGACTGAGGCCGATCTCACTGACGATCTCTTCGACACAGACATGCTCATCTTCCAGAACGAGATCCCCATCGACATCGTCTACAAGGCCATCGAGAAGGCTGGATCTAAGAAGCCCAAAGTGGTCTACAACCCCAGTCCTGTGGACGAGCGAGGTAACATCCCCGCCGCCGTTCTCAACAGCATAGATTTCCTCGTGGTCAATGTGACGGAAGCCACTCTCATCTCTGGCGTCGAAATCAACGAGGAGGCAtcgaaggaggagatctgGAAACAAGCTGACCAAGCTGCGGATACCCTGTTCAAGATGGGAATCAAGGAGGCCGTTGTTGTCACTCTGGGAGGTAACGGTGTCATTtacaagaccaagactgATTCTGGACATGTTCCTTCTAACAAGGTCGAGAAGATTGTCGATACtactggtgctggagacaCTTTCCTTGGAGGTTTCTCCACTAGCATTATCCAGGGAAAGACAGTCTCCGAGGCCATTGCTTTCGGAAACAAGGCTGGTGGTATTGCTGTCACTCGACGAGGTGCTGCTGAGGGTATCCCTTACGATCATGAGCTTTAAGCACATTTTAGACTaataaaaatgaaataTAATGAATCCATGGTTGGTAAAATCGAGGGAACACATAACTGTATAATCTAGTCATtcaggtacaagtatagctttttgttttattcTTATGATCCATTACTagtttttttatttttattctacATTTCCCAAGGTTACACAATGACCTTGCAACGGTGACTAAGCAGCCGAGTTACCGGCCAGTTGCagccatatcctggtgaaaatacggcttcccgtccgatcagccatagtcaagcaccagagagcctagttagtattgtagtgggagaccatacgagaatcctaCAGTAGGTGCTGCAATTTTTTTGTAGTGTTCTTTTTTTAGGCTAAGTGCTTGTCATTGGTTGGTCATACCTAcctctacagtatgtagaGAGGTATGTATGCAAGTAGTTACCTCTActcctactgtactggcAGTGGATGAACGAAGATCTTGAGGCTTGCTCTGACGTTCATGAAGTAATATAACCGACTACatcatgtacttgtaccagtcCTTGTACTGAacattactgtacatcaTCCTGTTGGGATATTTCTCGATCTGTATCTTTATGCAAGGATGCAGCTCAACTTCAACCTTCGGTGGAACTGAGGGAGAAAATTGTGAGGGAGATCAAAGTACATGGACGAGTAATAAAAGATATGAGACTCAATAGTCGCCGGTGTCTACTGAATTCATCAACCTCGTTAGTataactacagtagtttcTTAGACTGCTCGTATGGCTGATGACAGTGCTTAGATCTGAACGAAGAACAAGTAGCGTCTCCTTCCAAGAGAATAGGACAATAAACGACCCCAGAAGTTGCCCGTGTAGAGACTAAACAAAGTAGGATTACCCAATATCTCGATCTTTTCCTTAGTTAGCGTGTATACGACGTAACCCTACACACAGTGTCGGTACGAGTAACGGTccgagtacagtatgtacataaTGCTACCTGTACTTGcattgtagttgtagtttGGTGAAGTATGCACGGTCCAAAAGTAGCTCCAAGTACTTGAAATCTCGATAACGAAATACAGGTGAGAAAGGAGGTGAACACAAATGCCTCAGCTTCGGAGGGGACTAGGCGTGTTTGTCATGGCGACACCGTCGAATTTGGGTTATCGAGTACCGTCAATTTACAGCTCACGATCATTTCATTGTTATTTTCCCTCCCCCAcccctttttttgtcttttgaAAACCGCCTGATATGACCGATAATGATAGTGGcgttatttttttttttttctgcatatatATCCAGCAAGAGGGGGGTGCGTCAGTTTAAGTTCTACAGTAGATCTAAACGACAGTATGGGGGAGTAAATACAGAAACGGTGTAAGTTTTTCATACGGGAAGTGTAAGTGGTCTATCAGTAAGAGAATCAACTTAAGCAGATATAATAAACATATCTGGTCTTTGAAATCTCTCAAACAACGTATTGAACACCGCCATTACTCCGACTTTTAGTTCCTCCGGATCCACCCTACACACGTGACATCGTGCGGCTCAACAAACCCAATTCAAAATAATAGTCGTCTGGCATAAGCATTTGGCAACGCTCAGAACAAACTTACCAACTAACCGTCTTTGAAAACACATGCCTGGTGTCTTCCGTTTGGATAGACCAGATGGAGTTACAGGAACTGCAAGAAAACGAGGCGGAGGCTTTGAAGGCCATCTACATGGACGATTTTGTTGACACCACAAAGTCATCTGCATGGAACGtgagtacttgtatccaAGAATGAGGGATGAATAAGTGAACCAGTGACGCTAACATAGAAAACGCCTTCGCCATCATTTGAGATTCACATGCGATCGACCGACCCGGACGCCGAAGATGCCCTATCCAGTTTAACGCTCCAGGTCGAGCTCACGAGTACCTACCCCAAAACGGTCCCTGTTATTCGCATCAAAAACCCCAAAAACATTTTAGCATCACAGGTGGCCAAGTTAGAGAAGTGGATCGCCGCCACCTGCAAGGAGCTCATTGGCGCAGAGATGATCTTCGAGGTCACCTCGTATATCCAGGAGCGACTGGAGGATTTTCAACAGAAGGTGTCCACCGCcagtctggaggaggagcggCAGATGAAGATCGAGAAGCAACAGGAGCAGCTACGAAAGCAAAAGAGCGACGAGGCCAAAAAGCGGGAACAGGAAAACGCGGAGGAAGACAGAGTGCTAGAGATGAtggttgtggaggagctcaagcgaCGCAAACAGCGGGATGATGAAGCGCAAAAGGCGCTTACTGCGGAGCGACAATTGTCAAACGGCGGCCCAGTCATGGCCGATTGCATTGAGTTTGACAGAATAACAACAATCTCGCGAGCAGGACACCCAGCAATCAGTTTCAGAAGAGTAGGAGGACAAATACCCGTGCGAGGGTACTCTTTTGGTAACAATTTTTTGGTGCGGCCCGTGACAGACCCACCAACCGACATATCCCTGCTTCTCACAGAAGTTAGACTTCAGGGCACATACTGGATCCAGGCAGAGGGAAAGAAGATGATTCAACTACTCGAGTCTGACTTGGACAACTTGAGAAAGTTTCGACACGAAAACGTCATCAGTCTCTACGACCACAAGTTCCAACGATGTCCAGATACTTCCGGATGGACGCTATACCTACTTTCCGA includes:
- a CDS encoding uncharacterized protein (Compare to YALI0B14927g, similar to uniprot|P25332 Saccharomyces cerevisiae YCR036w RBK1 ribokinase, similar to Saccharomyces cerevisiae RBK1 (YCR036W); ancestral locus Anc_1.138) translates to MQITIVGSLNYDLVTISNRLPNAGETMFSQGFETHCGGKGANQALATARLSSKVPDVNVKMYGKVGKDNFGTQLKNNLKDSGVDVSAIHELDTKSGVAVIFVDQDSGENRIMVYAGANGEWTEADLTDDLFDTDMLIFQNEIPIDIVYKAIEKAGSKKPKVVYNPSPVDERGNIPAAVLNSIDFLVVNVTEATLISGVEINEEASKEEIWKQADQAADTLFKMGIKEAVVVTLGGNGVIYKTKTDSGHVPSNKVEKIVDTTGAGDTFLGGFSTSIIQGKTVSEAIAFGNKAGGIAVTRRGAAEGIPYDHEL